In the genome of Lathyrus oleraceus cultivar Zhongwan6 chromosome 4, CAAS_Psat_ZW6_1.0, whole genome shotgun sequence, the window AACGGGTCGTGGTAGATAAAGTCTTACAATCTCCACGATAGGAAGGCAAAAAAAAATTAGCTTCCATCCAGAAGTTAGAACAAACTCAAGTTGAGAGACCTCCTCATAAGCAACCTCAACTTAGATCTACAAGAGAGTAAGCTTCCATTCAGGTGGAATCAAATCTGGAGTTGCTAGCTTGTCTTGGCTCAAGGATGGATATGAATTTTCAGTCTTCACTTTCTGATGAATATTATACTTACTTCTCTGGTCTTTTTAAGGTAGCTCAAAAAAGGGAATTGGCCAAATTGACTTACCATACTCGTTGGGCATCAACCACTCTAGCGCTCAAGTTTGTTGATCGGTGAGAGACCTTATTATCTGACTGTCTCCGACAAGAGAGATAAGCTCAAGGAATGGGGTTATAACATTACAGATGAGCGAAATTCGTACCTATAGGAGATCCAAGGTACTTCCAACTCATTCTTGTCTATGGAAGTCGCATAAGAGTCTTTTGAGTACCCCGACACTCTGGTTGAAAATGTGAAGTTTCTTTCCCGAGAAGTAACTAAAAAATGGGGATTTTTCCTCCTCCTAGGAATCTATTTCCAAGATGGATGTCGCTCTAGAAGAAGCTAACTGATCCTTAAGTCCTTACCGAGAAAGGATAAAAGGGCTAGAGAAGTCTCTTAAAGAGTCTCATGAGAGTTAGAAGAAAGTTGAGGACGCCCTTTTCGTGATGCGTCAAGAGAATCTTAATCTCTCTAAGGAGTTTTCCAAGTCAATGCAATAAAGTTTCTCCATTGTCGAGGATTCCTTTGATAGTGTCTTGAAGCATGTGAAATATTTTTATCCTACCGTGTCGATCTCCCTAAATTAAGCTCGTATTGATCAAGCTTTCGAGGACGAGAATATGGTATTTTTTTATGACTAATGTGTCCCAATTATTTTTTGACCGGCCTACTTGTACCTGGCATATGTGAATCATTGTTATTTTTTTTCTTGTATTATATATACTCTAGTTTATTACTTACTCATTTTTTACCTGAGGTGGACCAAGGAAGATAGTGCGTCCAAGGTTGCTGCGAAGGGATAGACTAACATCCAATTGTAGACACTCTTGCAAGGTACTATTAGGAATTGGGAATCAAATGTCGTTAAAGGCCTGTAGACTGGACCTCATTTTCTCAAAGAGATTAGAGTACATGATTCCACACAAGCCATAACCATCAATACGTACTATGGACACATCGAAGTGTGCAATTATGGTTGTTATGAACAAAGGAAATATCTCATTCCAGATCCCCCATATCTTCTCGCTATCCCAAATTTTGAGAATTGGCCTTTAGGGCTCTTGGTTGAAGTGCTTCTATATTTTTTGTTGATGTTTAACAACTCCGAAATCTTCCTCTTTATACTTTTAGACAAGTTACTTGCCCTCGGGGCACCTTCTGTGATGGAAGTGATGCGTTGGTGCTTCCTCTTATGTCCTTCTTCTTTTCTGTTGcttacatattttccttttacCTTGACTACAAATTCAGCAAACCTAGATGCAACTGTTTATGTTATGGTCATGACTCTTGTGGAAACAAAGTATTTTTATTTATTCGTCTAGGAAGACTCTCAAACCGGATATGGGTTCCTTATCCCTGCCTCTTTGAACCCCGTGTTTGTGCACTCTTTCTAGATTCTCTCTCATGAATTGTTCGAAGGAGTGTAAGCACCAAACCTGGAGCGGGGACTACATTCATTTTCTTCTTGAGGCCATCCGACGTCTTTTTTTAAGGGCGTTTGGGTCCAGCGTTCTCGTATCCCCGATCCCAGGATGACCCCAATAACCAATATTTTTTTTTCGTAGTTGATATATGGTTGCGCTCTACTTAACAAGTCCTTCAGGTTATGGGCCTCTTTACGCCCTAATTTTTTCCATAAGGCACACTCTTGCATCATGCATCTTTCAAAGATCCAACACTTGAGACTTTCATCTGAGCCTCCCATGACCACGACCACTTTGGTGAAGCAGTCAATGTATACACGCAGTGAAGTTAGCAGTGAAAGCTTCGCACAAGTGGGTCCAAGAGTCTATATTCCCATGGTGGAGGGATGTTTACCATGTTATGGCTTATCTGACCAGAGTTAGTGTGAAGAGCTTGCATTCACGACTTCGTGAGCATGATAGTAGCTTCAATGGTTTCTCTAGTGATTTTAGGATCTTACTATACAAGATGCTATCGAATATTACATTTTTTATGTGCTTATACGTGAGCTTCTTCTTCATATATTTCTCTCCTCCAGGGATGGTAGACTTCAGGAGGAATTTGGCTACCATTTTCCTCCCTTTGGGATCAGGAGAAAGAGTTTTGTGCCTATGATGTCGTCGGCATCTCGGAAGCTTATGGATCTCTTATAGATCTCTCCTTATTTCAAGAATGACATATTGGTTCCTTTGTGAAGCCTTGTAGAGTGTTGTTCTTCGGATTGGCATGATGTAAGCTTTCTTTAATCCAGAATAATCTATATGTTATGGCCTAAGAGTTCTAATGTTGTACTATGTGGTAAACATTGTTCAACTGATCATTCTCTCTCTGCACGTCAAGGTTAGCTTGCAACAATTAGAGGTCAGGAAGTATTTCTTGTCCAGGCATTGTAGACATTGGTGAAGGTCTGAACAAAGGCTCGCTCTAGTGAAACTATGGTGCAAATTCGAGTAAAGGAGGAGGTTGAAATGCTCCTTGATTTATCCTAGGTTGGATAGGATCTTGTAGCGAGAGAACGAATGGAAAAGGAACTTAGACTTGATCATTCATCCCTTGAAGAGGAGGTGGGGAATTCCTAGTAGCCTCAACAGCGAAGGCGGCTTGTCGTTGGACGGCGAAGCGAGTAGCTTTAAAATCCTCTATTGTTGAAAAATCTAATAGATGATTAGAAGGTGAAGAGCTTGAAGTTTGAAAGAAGTGATCCGGAAATAAAGATTTATACTTCGATTAAAAGAGATATGGATTTCTAACGGAGGAGATTCAAAAGGTTTGATCATAGAAAATCGTAAGAATCAAGAGCTTAAAATTTACATAATTTAAAGATTGACATTACGAAACAAAatcaataatatatatatatatatatatatatatatatatatatatatatatatattgatttaTTGACAATATTTCAAATTAAAATCATCTTTATCTTGAATCACATCCATTATTTATGTTAAATTTATTGGTTCGCTGTTAGCTAGACTATGAGGCTTAAGTTTTCTTAAGAAATCTAAAACTATATTTATCATCGCAGCCTCACCTTTAACAAAAATTGATAAGGCCGAGTTACTTTTTTAAATAAACTTTCTGGTGAATTAAATATCACTCTTTAGTCAGAAGAGGACCAAATTGAATTGTTGTGAGAAATTGGAATTCGTTTTTGTTTTGCAGCTCACAAACATGCCAACATTTTGATTGGAAATCAGGACATAAATTCCAATGTTGTGTTAAGAAAACATCAACTCAAGACTGGCCTGCCAATAGAAAtgtaattattctttttctttaattcatattaaatgTTGAACACTGAATTTCTAATTGAGTATTAAAAATGTTGAATAGCATTTTTCTTTAATATATTTTGTTTTTCACAGGTTATAATGCCTCCAAATTTAGATGAAGTGAAAGATGAAGATTATTCATATGATCCTCTTTGCTTGGAATTTTATTCAGGTCTCTTTTATATAATTTTGTATATAGTTTGGTTTCATTCCACTTTTCATTTATTTCTTCAAATCTAAATCATAATAATTAATTGTATTATGGTTGATGCAGAAGAAAACACAAACACCAAAGCTCTGATTTTAAGTTCTCAGGTAGGATTAAACATTGGAAATTTGGAACTATACCTAAAGAAAAATTTACTTGTTACTATAACTTGTGTTGCCATGCAGGAAGCTAGCAACAAAGTCCAGGAAGTTGAAGAACAATTGAGAAACCTAAAACAAGAATTAGAAATTATCAGGTATATGCAGTTATAATTGATTACATTGAAATAGGCTTGTGGAATTGATGATTTCCACCCATTAATAATGTCAAAATCTTTGATGGTTTTTTCAGAAGTGAAAATATATCACTGCAATCAAAGAATAACTATTGGAAAGTTAGAGCAAAATATTCTGCTGATAGACTTTACAATTTCAAAAAAGAAAATGAACATCAGGTGATTATTATTTGCAAGAGATTTCAAGATTTAAAGGAGGTTATGATCGATTCTAATAATTTTGTGTTTAACTTTTTTTCAGTTGTTTCTTTTgaagaatgaaaatgaattaatATCCAATGCTGAGAAACAAGCTCGTCAAATGGTTACTAATTTATCTCAAAGAATACACAGTTTGCAGGTTGAGGATACTTTCATTGCATCCTATTTCAAATATGTATATATTAATTAATACTAACCATGTAGGGTGGTAAACCATGCAGATTTCAGTTGAAACAGAAGTGGCAGAGAGGAAAAAACAAGAACAAATTATACATATGCTACAGGTATATATATAGTTTTTGAAACTTCGTAGCACCGACACATTGAAGGTGTGTCCGACACCACATAGTGCCTTGCTTTGAGTTACCACTCATTGATATTTGTCAATTTTCAGAATGAGTGTAATAAGGCTAAAAGAGAGTTTCAAGAGCAAAACAATTATGTTGAAAGGCTTAGGCAGAAGCTTGATAATGTCACTAAATTTCCTATGAAAATAGCTCAAGAGTCAGGGGAAAAAATAGCCATTACTTCCAGTGTAATGTCAACTGGTGAATCCAAAGTTCCTGCTGTTGAGGTATTTGTTTGTGTTTGTCAATTTCTTTACACCCCTTTCTTAGATTATCATTAGAATCCTTTAATAAAGACTCACATCACTAGAATCCGTTCATGTTTCTGTTGTTAAAAACTTACTAATAACTGAAACCATCATGCCTAtttgttcttttctttctcttGCTTTAGTTCATATTTGTATGTCTCTAAATCTATATTTCTTATGTTCAAATTCTATTTAGGTATCCAAGACAATAAGTTTAAGCAGAAATCCAAGCTTGACTAGTCAGGTAATTTGAGAAATTAAAGAGAGATTCAATTAGAGTGTATCATTAGAAGTGTATTAATTAAATATCTATTGCAGTGTTGTACAATTTGCTTAGGCAATGAGAAGGACATGGCCTTCGGTTGTGGACACATGGTAAACTCCAAAAAATCTAAAACACATTTTTGCTAATTCATATACATTCAATGATCATTAACAAGTGAGTCAAATGCAGACTTGCAGAGAGTGTGGATCAAAAATTCGCAAGTGTCACATATGTAGAAAGAAAATCACCAATCGTATCAGATTGTTTCCTGGCTGATTGACAATGGAGTCGATATGTGCATCTTATGCCACTGACGAGCCTTAATGTGATCAAATCTTGACAATTAGATATTACAATAATTTGTCAAGATAAAAAGTTACACATACTATATTATCACCATATATATCTATGTTTTTATGTATTTATGTAGGTATGTGTAAATATGAATGTAAAATGTTTTTGGTACAATCCTCTTTGTTTGTTGAGGAAAATAGAAATGCAACTAAATGAAACATCAAGAAAGGTTCTTAACCAAGAACAGTAACGAAATCAGAAAGTTGTGTTTTCTGACATTAAATTAGAATATTCATATGACCTGTAAGCTATTTTTTATAAGAACTACCTCATATAACATTAGATTATGATCAGAACAGTTTTACTTTGTTACAATGTTTCTTTAAATATATCCTACCTAAATGATTAAGTAGGAAAAAAAACCAATTTTTAGGCAACTGGATTAATGATGTTCCCCATCTTCTATTTCATAATAACTAATATGAGAAGTAGTCACCTGTCCCTATGCCGGGAACAGATTACGATCCATCCGAGCCAGGCTGTTTCATAGAGCTCGACCGGTAAAGATGTCATGCAAGAGTAAAGTAGATGCATAAAATTCCACCATGTATATCATTAGAAGGTAACTTCCTACTAATGGAAACATGTGTTTGGCTCCTACACCAATACACTTTCCCTTTCCTATATCAAAACATCATCCATGTCCATGTCAACAATATCAGAAAAACAACATTTGCCTAATTATTACGTACAGTGAGCAAATATGAATTGACCGTTTTATTTCAGGCTAGTGCAAGTGTGACAGTTACACTCataaattcattttaaaaattgtaataataagaagaagaaacAGTTCAGTACAAAAGCATAAATCCTATAAAATGTTTGTATTCCAAAGACAACACTAGACCTTTTCTATGAAAAACTGAAATAAGGTATAACTAGTAAATGTTTGGATGGAACCATGAGCACTCGATTTCCATCTAACGATGCCTACTTCCTTCAGGAACAAGATTGTTTAAATAAATGCATTCAGGGATAAAATGAGATTAACAATGAAAAGAAGAAAACAACACAGCATCGTTCATTGTGAATTTAAAGAACATATATTCACAATAGCCAGAGATGAGTAACTTGTTCAATTTTTCTGCTCCTTGCCAGTTTGGTCTGGAATTGGTTGAATTCTCACATAAGGTTTTCTCGTTAGAGTTTCTCCTCTTAGAGCAGCAACATAGCGATCATTAGTATTCTCCTTTCGCTGCAGCTCTCCAAGGTATTCTGCCAGTCTCTCTTTATTCACTTGTCCCATCATCTGAAATGTAATTAAAGCAACAAGGTCGTTAAGATACAGGATTTTCACCACAGGAAAGAAATCACCTCTAATAAGAACTGCAAACTTGACGATGTTAACTTTTTATTCTATTTAAACAGGTTAGTTAACCTCCAAGATAAACTGCTACTATACTTGAGTCAAAAACCAAATCCTGCCGGCTAACAAATGAGATTTAAAATTATTGCATAGTAAATCGAATACATAGTaaaaaaacaaagaaacaagTGGAGTCACTTTTGTAGAAAAATATTAGATTTTGTTTCTGGATAAAAAACATATGTTAATATTTGACCTCTAAAATAAACTAATAGTCTGTTATGATTTTAATCTTAAACACTGCAAATTGAATGAAACTTTGATCCCAAAGTATGATCAACTGTATATTAACCATTAACCCATTAGTTCTGTACTGTCTAGGATTCAAAACCTACATGGCCCATATACATTTAAGGTTCTATTTTATAATTGACGTTATTGAAGGAAAACAGATCAATTTGCAATGCTGGAATACCATTATAGGACACTTCATTTATTCAATGCATTGCAGTGGAAAAGTAACAAAAATGATTGAATAAGATTTAAACTAAGAGTATAGTTAGAGAAACTTAGAAATTCTATGGGATCAAGAAACTTGTTTTGAGCTAAATCGCACACCTTGAAGTAAATTGTGCAGTTATTACACATGTGATCAGGTGTTCGGTAAAGGCCAAGATTAAGAAAAACAGTCATGTGTCTGTTAGCTTACGTAACTAGGGTGATAGAAATCAAGTGGGATTATCGAGAAATTACGGAAGATCCCACTTCACAGAATGATTCCTAGAGTACTTGGGAGACTCTAGACTTTCCCAATGAGAGGTCCCAAGTCTATACCAATGACAATATATATAATTCTCTAAGGCTCCCCTCTAATTTATAGGCAGCATGCCTTATTTCCAAATTTCCTAACTAACTAACTCTTAACTAACAGGTACAAACAATGAACAATCTAAGCTCTTAATAAACAGTAATAGACCCATCATAGGGCTAGCTAGTTAGTTAGTTTTTAGGCATAAATGGAAAGGTAGATTGTGTTATATATAAATATTAGGATTTGAGAGAGACTTGGGACATTTGGACATAGGGAGATGCAGACCCTCAAAGTTACAGTGTAGTAAACACCTCCTGACAGCACTGAACAACAAGACCAGAAACACAGGGAGACCTCCTAAACATGACAACAAAATAACAGAATAAATCATGGAATCAACAAGTGTTTTCTCAGAAAGAATTATGTGCCTACTAGTATCCCACAATACAAAAGATTCTCCGTGACTTCTTCCCTCCAACATCAATCACTTGTTTATTCTCTCCACTCCCATGAACTGCCCGTTAATTTTCCAAAACTCCCAAACATCTCTGTTTTACATATATGTTTAATTGGAGTCAATGAAAAGTTGAATACCAACTCCCACCAGAGTCACATTATCCTCAAGTTAAAAACCAGGAAAGTGAACTCGGTGTGGAGTAGATCATTGATAAGATAGTTATATCACATGTTAATTACAAAAGAGAAGATATGTGAAATATTGTAAAAAGGACACTGATGAATGATGTATTTTCAGTTCTGAGCCAGTTTATCACGTAGAAAAGAACATTAAAAACATAAAAAGACATTTGGCACAAGATGCTCGAGTAATATGGACAAAAAGAAGAACTTTTCTAATCTACCCATGACAGTATGTGAATAAGTTCTGGCAACTAAACTTTGAATTCAAGTGGACAGGTGGATTTCGTCAGGTCTAGGAGTTAACAGGGGCCAGAAGATGCCACCCTATATGTGGAATCAGAAGAGTTATCAATCCCGGGGAATAGTGGCGCTATCCCGGGAGAGCGGTGCGGAGCGGTGGCCGGCCGCTACAGCATAGTAGTTCGCGTCTCGGTTTGAAATAGCGGCCGCTTTTTGGCTTGGAGCGGTTGTGGGAGCGGGGCACTTCCTGGCCTGGAGCGGGTTTCAACCTGCTATTTGTTTTGAATGGGAAAAATCACATTTACCTGGAGGAGTTTTTCTGGAATCTTGCCCCGTTTGCCCTGACTCAGAAAACAGAGGATTCCTCATCTCACTTTCTCACGTGTTTCACTTCAGTTTTCATCGCTTCCACCCCTAACTCAGAAAACTCTCTTCCGTCTTCCCACTTGGCCAATTCCTCTCTTCTCAGGTTGCTTTTCgaatttgtttttcttttcttatttatcttcttctttcttttctgTTTTCACTGTCCTACATTTTTTCTCTTCTTTCTTTTctccctttttcttttttcatttttctttactCTTCATATTGTCCTCTgcttttttttaaataataataagTTAATAACTCTATTCCtatgttttcttcttcttttatCTTCCAACCTTCTATTTCTTTGTTTGCATCATTCAGCACGGTTAGGAACGAGAACTTTGATACCAAAATGACATGCACAGGCAGTTTTGTCAATGGCAGAAAATTGCAGTTTTTCAAATAAGTAATGTTGTCGTAGCCTCTATTTGACAACACTTGATAACTAATTGCTTATCATGTTCAAATTTTATATTGTTGCACTATAGCACTGTTATATATTTTCTATTTGACAACACTATAAATTAACATCAAAATACAACCCATCATCTGAATACAACCAAAAACATAACATCAAAAGAATACTAGACAGAAGTGTTTACTgaataaattaataataatgaaaaataaaaaaggGGGTTTGGTTTTGACTTGCCAGTGATTCAGGGCGAGCCTTAGAACGGAGTTGTGATTCGAGTTGATCGCTGCGGGTATTGGTGACCTGCATCACACCGTAGCCGATAAATCCCGGAACGACGCCGCATATGGTGGCGAATGCAAAGAAAAAGGGTTTGGACTCGCGAGTCCTTCGAACGATCCATTTCCACGCCATCACCATCGCGACTTCTGCTAGCTTTCTTCTCACTTCTAAGTTCAATCGCACAACACAACTCGCATAAATATTTCTTCAGGTTTTACGTGAACCAAATTGAATCAAAATTAAGCCATTATTTAGGTTTTTTGGAACATTTATTATTTagtttaattaattattttttgtaTTGTTTGCATTTTTGTTTATTTACTATGGTAGGATTATTTTGAGTAAAAAACTAGATTGGAATTAAATAAAAATATCATTCTATTGTTTGAATATTTGATCGAAGAGTGTAAATTTATCATTCCGTCTAAATTAGAAGATAcaaaaaatgttgaaaaataatGGAATGGAATGGAATGCATTTCATCCGATTCCGCTCCATTCCATTCAATTTTAATTAATCCAAACAACGAAATTTAAGTTTATTTCATTCCATTCAActtcattacatttcatcaatccaaACATAATTTTACTTtcataatttttaattttaaaatctaaGAATTCAAAATGAATAATTTCAATAGAAGGATATTGTTAAATAGAATATTATGGCTGACAAAATGGTATAATTGGCCCCTAAAATTATTTATGAGAACTAAAGAGATTTTGTTAAAGGAAGACACATCAATGCATTTGTATTACATAGGGATAGTAAAATGAGTTGTTGTTCATCACATCGTCGACGCACCTTTCAAAAATGATGAGTTGGGTTGAGATTTTATACTTACCTATTCGTTCAGTTCGCCCCGCCTTAAACTCGTTCCGCCTTAAGCCCGTAAAGAAATGGAAGGTTTGTGAGGAgtcaaaatatttattttggttGGTTGAAGGTTAATACTTGAACTATAGTTTTGGAACTCTTGTTAATAGTTCTATTTTAGATGAAATTTCTTGATGGTTTTAAACTTTTATTTGTCATTTTATGCTTTCTAATTGTTGATTTGATGCTTTATAATTGAATGTAAAAAAAAGTCTTTTAATCtattaaaaaagaaaaataaatcTAAAAATAATAGTCGGCCAAGCCCGCCGCCCGCCAACCTGTCGCCTTGGCAGAGCCGGCTAAATTTATAAGCCCAATTTCATTTGGCGGGCTTATCTGCCCCGCTTTTTTTTACGGACTTAAAGTCGGGAGGAGAGGGGCGGGTCAGGCGGCCTATTTTGCCAACTCTAGTTTTACATTTGAGGATATTAACTTGTTGGACAATAAAATAATTTGGGAAAGCATGGCTTTGAAGATTGACATAAAGAAAGTTTTTTATATTAGATAGATTGACGATTTCTCATTAGAGTGATATCTAAGTTTGACTTTGGTAAGAAATCTTACAATTGCATTTCAAATTCTCTATTATGCTAAATTGTCGGTCATTATAAATGAGAAAGTTGTGAGTTTCTTCAATTCTTAAAGAGAAGTGAGGCAAGCAAGCTCTACCTTATGCTAAGAGAAAATTATGTAAAGTAAAAGGACATTCTCGCAAAAGTACATGGATAAAACACACAGACATTAAAACTTATTTTCAAACTAATTTTTctcaaataaaatattttctaAAATGTCTTGAAGTTGGGCCAGATCAATTGGAAACAGTCAGAATTATTATGGGCCAAGTTTTGCCTTTTCTAATCGATTGGAGCTTTTGTTTAATCCAATAGATCAAAATTCAAAATTGAGCTCTAAGCGATTACGACAGCGCCATAATGATGTGCAACAACTAGATATCTATTTCTTCC includes:
- the LOC127075527 gene encoding uncharacterized protein LOC127075527 encodes the protein MVMAWKWIVRRTRESKPFFFAFATICGVVPGFIGYGVMQVTNTRSDQLESQLRSKARPESLMMGQVNKERLAEYLGELQRKENTNDRYVAALRGETLTRKPYVRIQPIPDQTGKEQKN
- the LOC127075526 gene encoding uncharacterized protein LOC127075526, translating into MMDLNCFLKFLLVMIILLLGFLAWLENKVANSNEVMEEVMQVSDEINLLFEEDSEENKLSEFCVCSFCGKLRNIITRCSRCKNAIYCSKACHVMHWRFFHKDECVEIISPEDHEESSFHGAQCFLLEPDNESSFNEDDEGDVYSIEGGENRDESIKETVRKFQDDGCAVCGNSCSKKCSRCKAIKYCSQTCQHFDWKSGHKFQCCVKKTSTQDWPANRNVIMPPNLDEVKDEDYSYDPLCLEFYSEENTNTKALILSSQEASNKVQEVEEQLRNLKQELEIIRSENISLQSKNNYWKVRAKYSADRLYNFKKENEHQLFLLKNENELISNAEKQARQMVTNLSQRIHSLQISVETEVAERKKQEQIIHMLQNECNKAKREFQEQNNYVERLRQKLDNVTKFPMKIAQESGEKIAITSSVMSTGESKVPAVEVSKTISLSRNPSLTSQCCTICLGNEKDMAFGCGHMTCRECGSKIRKCHICRKKITNRIRLFPG